In one Streptomyces sp. NBC_01288 genomic region, the following are encoded:
- a CDS encoding MHYT domain-containing protein produces the protein MTTAAAATVSDFYYGAVTPVAAYLMACLGAALGLRCTTRSLRRPQHRARWLALGAVSIGCGIWTMHFIAMIGFSVEGALVNYDATKTLLSLVVAIAVVAVGVFLVGYRGGSPLNLGVAGAVTGLGVAAMHYLGMAAIHTNGTLHYDTGTVALSIVIAIAAATAALWAAVSIHALWASLGASLVMGVAVTGMHYTGMAAVSVHLTNVAGASQSSADLVAFLLVMLAGPLLVLLVAAVIVMFDPDMMLGETEAKTSAPEPAPLFGGDSVFPTREPSQTRTSW, from the coding sequence ATGACCACAGCCGCCGCCGCGACTGTCTCCGACTTCTACTACGGCGCGGTGACCCCGGTCGCCGCCTATCTGATGGCGTGCCTGGGAGCGGCCCTCGGGCTGCGCTGCACGACCCGTTCACTGCGCCGCCCGCAGCACAGAGCCCGTTGGCTGGCGCTCGGCGCCGTCTCCATCGGCTGCGGCATATGGACCATGCACTTCATCGCCATGATCGGCTTCAGCGTCGAGGGCGCGCTCGTCAACTACGACGCCACGAAGACCCTGTTGAGCCTCGTCGTGGCGATCGCCGTGGTCGCCGTAGGAGTGTTCCTCGTCGGTTACCGGGGCGGCTCCCCGCTGAACCTGGGGGTGGCCGGCGCGGTCACCGGGCTCGGTGTCGCGGCCATGCACTACCTCGGGATGGCCGCCATCCACACGAACGGCACCCTCCACTACGACACCGGGACCGTGGCGCTCTCCATCGTGATCGCCATCGCGGCCGCCACCGCGGCGCTGTGGGCGGCGGTCTCCATCCACGCGCTGTGGGCGAGCCTCGGCGCGAGCCTGGTGATGGGCGTCGCCGTGACCGGAATGCACTACACAGGTATGGCCGCGGTCTCCGTCCACCTCACCAACGTGGCCGGGGCCTCGCAGTCCTCGGCCGACCTGGTCGCCTTCCTCCTCGTCATGCTCGCCGGTCCGCTCCTCGTGCTCCTGGTCGCCGCCGTGATCGTCATGTTCGACCCCGACATGATGCTCGGCGAGACCGAGGCGAAGACGTCGGCGCCCGAGCCGGCACCGCTGTTCGGCGGCGACTCCGTGTTCCC
- a CDS encoding SDR family NAD(P)-dependent oxidoreductase encodes MDVPVKKVAVVTGASQGIGAGLVEAYRKLGHSVVATSRGITPSEDPDVLTVRGDIADPATAERVVTAAIERFGRIDTLVNNAGLYLAKPFTDYSREEYEAVVGVNLTGFFHITQLAVRQMLRQGTGHIVQISTSLADHANSTIPAVLASLTKGGLQSATRALAIEYASRGIRSNAVALGVIRTPMHPETSAPLAALHPLGRMGEVGDVVDAIVFLENAAFVTGEILHVDGGQSAGR; translated from the coding sequence ATGGACGTTCCCGTCAAGAAGGTCGCTGTCGTCACCGGCGCGTCTCAGGGCATCGGCGCCGGACTGGTCGAGGCGTACCGCAAGCTCGGCCACTCCGTCGTCGCGACCTCACGCGGCATCACCCCCTCCGAGGACCCGGACGTGCTCACCGTCCGGGGCGACATCGCCGATCCGGCCACGGCGGAGCGCGTCGTCACCGCGGCGATCGAGCGGTTCGGCCGGATCGACACCCTCGTCAACAACGCGGGGCTCTACCTCGCCAAGCCGTTCACCGACTACTCCCGGGAGGAGTACGAGGCGGTCGTCGGCGTCAACCTGACCGGGTTCTTCCACATCACCCAGCTCGCCGTCCGGCAGATGCTGCGTCAGGGCACCGGCCACATCGTCCAGATCAGCACCAGCCTCGCCGACCACGCCAACTCCACGATCCCGGCGGTGCTGGCCTCGCTGACCAAGGGCGGGCTCCAGTCCGCCACCAGGGCGCTGGCGATCGAATACGCCTCCCGCGGCATCCGCAGCAACGCGGTCGCGCTGGGCGTCATCAGAACTCCCATGCACCCGGAGACGTCCGCGCCGCTCGCCGCGCTGCACCCGCTCGGACGGATGGGCGAGGTCGGTGACGTCGTCGACGCGATCGTGTTCCTGGAGAACGCGGCCTTCGTCACCGGCGAGATCCTCCACGTCGACGGCGGCCAGAGCGCCGGCCGCTGA
- a CDS encoding DUF4331 family protein — protein sequence MLASAVPVGFDASAQPVEAGRCRLFTGVRSDPFFADAEGALHGFVWTGADAFGDKDVQCIALEVPDDMLGPEPVIHLWATVSVRRDGTLVQVDRGGQPTINPFINPDYAKDAYNAGHPADDVATYLGPWSKILEGNGYPPAEASAAAATVLPDVLTYDRGRPAVHPNRRGLTDDVFIARMTFLTNGKVTSGGVMPYDDLLPGFAHLGPPHR from the coding sequence GTGCTCGCCAGTGCCGTACCGGTCGGCTTCGACGCGTCGGCGCAGCCCGTCGAGGCGGGTCGCTGCCGGTTGTTCACCGGCGTACGCAGTGATCCGTTCTTCGCCGACGCCGAAGGTGCCCTGCACGGCTTCGTGTGGACGGGAGCCGACGCCTTCGGCGACAAGGACGTGCAGTGCATCGCGCTGGAGGTGCCCGACGACATGCTCGGCCCGGAACCGGTGATCCACCTGTGGGCGACCGTCAGCGTGCGCCGTGACGGCACGCTCGTACAGGTGGACCGCGGCGGGCAGCCGACGATCAACCCGTTCATCAATCCCGACTACGCCAAGGACGCGTACAACGCCGGGCATCCGGCGGACGACGTGGCGACGTACCTGGGGCCGTGGTCGAAGATCCTGGAGGGGAACGGCTATCCGCCCGCCGAGGCGAGCGCGGCGGCCGCCACCGTCCTGCCGGACGTCCTGACCTACGACCGCGGGCGGCCCGCCGTCCATCCCAACAGGCGCGGTCTCACCGACGACGTCTTCATCGCCCGGATGACCTTCCTGACGAACGGAAAGGTCACCTCGGGCGGGGTGATGCCATACGACGACCTGTTGCCCGGGTTCGCCCACCTCGGACCTCCGCACCGGTAG
- a CDS encoding excinuclease ABC subunit UvrA — MSKATRTDTRSSAPHAADSHDLIRVHGARENNLKDVSIEIPKRRLTVFTGVSGSGKSSLVFDTIAAESQRLINETYSAFVQGFMPTLARPEVDVLDGLTTAIIVDQQRLGADPRSTVGTATDANAMLRILFSRLGKPYLGSPKAFSFNVASISGAGAVTMERGGQKVKERRSFSITGGMCARCEGRGSVTDLDLTQLYDDSKSLAEGAITVPGYTGGGWNSRLYSESGFFDPDKPIRRFTKKELQDFLHREPTRMKIAGINMTYEGLIPRIQKSMLAKDREGMQPHIREFVDRAVTFTVCPECDGTRLNEGARSSKIKGVSIADACAMQISDLADWVRGLDEPSVAPLLTALQQALDSFVEIGLGYLSLNRPAGTLSGGEAQRVKMIRHLGSSLTDVTYVFDEPTIGLHPHDIQRMNDLLLRLRDKGNTVLVVEHKPETIAIADHIVDLGPGAGTAGGTVCFEGTVEGLRTGGTITGRHFDDRASLKESTRKPTGVLEIRGAAANNLQDVDVDIPLGVLAVITGVAGSGKSSLVHGSIPAGENVVSVDQGAIRGSRRSNPATYTGLLEPIRKAFAKANGVKPALFSANSEGACPTCNGAGVIYTDLAMMAGVATTCEDCEGKRFDASVLEYHFGGRDISEVLAMSVTEAEEFFAAGEAATPAAHRVLTRLADVGLGYLSLGQPLTTLSGGERQRLKLATHMSEKGGVYVLDEPTAGLHLADVEQLLGLLDRLVDSGKSVIVVEHHQAVMAHADWIIDLGPGAGHDGGKIVFEGTPADLVEARSTLTGEHLAAYVGA; from the coding sequence ATGAGCAAGGCCACGAGGACGGATACGCGGTCGTCCGCGCCGCACGCTGCCGACAGCCACGACCTGATCCGCGTGCACGGGGCGCGCGAGAACAACCTCAAGGACGTCAGCATCGAGATCCCGAAGCGCCGCCTGACGGTGTTCACCGGCGTTTCCGGCTCGGGCAAGAGCTCGCTCGTGTTCGACACGATCGCCGCCGAGTCGCAGCGGCTGATCAACGAGACGTACAGCGCCTTCGTGCAGGGCTTCATGCCGACCCTCGCCCGGCCCGAGGTCGACGTCCTCGACGGGCTGACCACCGCGATCATCGTCGACCAGCAGCGGCTGGGCGCCGACCCCCGCTCCACGGTCGGCACCGCCACCGACGCCAACGCCATGCTGCGCATCCTCTTCAGCCGGCTCGGCAAGCCCTACCTCGGCTCGCCCAAGGCGTTCTCCTTCAACGTCGCCTCGATCAGCGGCGCGGGCGCGGTCACCATGGAACGCGGCGGACAGAAGGTGAAGGAGCGCCGCAGCTTCAGCATCACGGGCGGCATGTGCGCGCGCTGCGAAGGCCGCGGCTCGGTCACCGACCTCGACCTCACCCAGCTCTACGACGACTCCAAGTCCCTTGCGGAAGGCGCCATCACCGTCCCCGGTTACACGGGCGGCGGCTGGAACTCCCGGCTCTACAGCGAGTCCGGCTTCTTCGACCCGGACAAGCCGATCCGCAGGTTCACGAAGAAGGAGTTGCAGGACTTCCTGCACCGCGAGCCGACCCGGATGAAGATCGCGGGCATCAACATGACCTACGAAGGTCTGATCCCGCGCATCCAGAAGTCGATGCTCGCCAAGGACCGCGAGGGCATGCAGCCGCACATCCGGGAGTTCGTCGACCGCGCGGTCACCTTCACCGTCTGCCCCGAGTGCGACGGCACCCGCCTCAACGAGGGCGCCCGCTCCTCGAAGATCAAGGGCGTCAGCATCGCCGACGCCTGCGCGATGCAGATCAGCGATCTGGCGGACTGGGTGCGCGGCCTCGACGAGCCGTCGGTGGCGCCGCTGCTCACGGCGTTGCAGCAGGCCCTGGACTCGTTCGTCGAGATCGGCCTCGGGTATCTGTCGCTGAACCGGCCCGCGGGCACGCTGTCCGGTGGTGAGGCGCAGCGCGTCAAGATGATCCGCCACCTCGGTTCGTCGCTCACCGACGTCACGTACGTCTTCGACGAGCCGACCATCGGCCTGCACCCGCACGACATCCAGCGTATGAACGACCTGCTGCTGCGCCTGCGCGACAAGGGCAACACCGTGCTCGTCGTGGAGCACAAGCCGGAGACCATCGCGATCGCCGACCACATCGTCGACCTCGGCCCCGGCGCCGGTACGGCGGGCGGCACCGTCTGTTTCGAGGGCACCGTCGAGGGACTGCGCACCGGCGGCACCATCACCGGCCGGCACTTCGACGACCGGGCGTCCCTCAAGGAGTCGACACGGAAGCCCACCGGCGTGCTGGAGATCCGGGGCGCCGCGGCGAACAACCTCCAGGACGTCGACGTCGACATCCCGCTCGGGGTGCTCGCCGTCATCACCGGTGTCGCGGGCTCCGGCAAGAGCTCGCTCGTGCACGGGTCGATCCCGGCCGGCGAGAACGTGGTCTCCGTCGACCAGGGCGCCATCCGCGGCTCACGCCGGAGCAACCCGGCGACGTACACCGGACTCCTCGAACCGATCCGCAAGGCCTTCGCCAAGGCCAACGGCGTGAAGCCGGCCCTGTTCAGTGCCAACTCCGAGGGCGCGTGCCCGACGTGCAACGGCGCCGGCGTCATCTACACCGACCTGGCGATGATGGCCGGCGTGGCCACCACCTGCGAGGACTGCGAGGGGAAGCGGTTCGACGCGTCGGTCCTTGAGTACCACTTCGGCGGCCGGGACATCAGCGAGGTGCTCGCCATGTCGGTGACCGAGGCCGAGGAGTTCTTCGCCGCGGGCGAGGCGGCGACACCGGCCGCGCATCGCGTCCTGACCCGGCTCGCCGACGTCGGCCTCGGCTACCTCAGCCTCGGCCAGCCGCTCACCACGCTCTCCGGCGGCGAACGCCAACGCCTCAAGCTGGCCACCCACATGTCCGAGAAGGGCGGCGTCTACGTCCTCGACGAGCCCACCGCCGGCCTCCACCTCGCCGACGTCGAGCAACTGCTCGGCCTGCTCGACCGGTTGGTCGACTCCGGCAAGTCGGTCATCGTCGTGGAACACCACCAGGCGGTCATGGCCCACGCCGACTGGATCATCGACCTCGGCCCCGGCGCCGGCCACGACGGCGGAAAGATCGTCTTCGAGGGAACGCCGGCCGACCTGGTCGAGGCGCGGTCGACGCTCACGGGGGAGCACCTGGCGGCGTACGTCGGCGCCTGA
- a CDS encoding MFS transporter, producing the protein MSVPRWVILVLSLACGVAVSTIYFPQAISSLVAADLGVSTGSAALVVTAAQFGYAAGIFLLVPLGDRLPHRPLIVTLLVLTAAGLLAASAAPSLPLLVAASAVTGVTTVVPQIIIPMTAGLVPAERRGAVTGTLLSGLIGGILLARTFSGTLGERLGWRAPYIVAAVIVLALAAILSRVVPVTTPSTRQSYPSLIAAPLRLLRSEPDLRRSCLYQAAVFAGFSAAWTTLTLLVTGPTYAMGAQSVGVLGLVGAASMFSTPLAGRLADRRGPDTVSLLAMLGTIASAAVLVPAYGGGTGGLLALAAGMLLLDVAVQSGQVANQARIFALRPEARARINTAYMTCAFLGGSAGSWLGVRTYDRFGWRGVTGLVAALAVVALARHLHHVRRAQRGERRPDRSGFEKRESTRRP; encoded by the coding sequence GTGTCCGTGCCCCGCTGGGTGATCCTCGTCCTGTCCCTCGCCTGTGGCGTGGCCGTCTCCACCATCTACTTCCCGCAGGCGATCAGCTCGCTCGTCGCCGCCGACCTCGGCGTCTCCACCGGCTCGGCCGCCCTCGTCGTCACGGCGGCCCAGTTCGGGTACGCGGCCGGCATCTTCCTCCTCGTCCCCCTCGGCGACCGGCTCCCGCACCGCCCGCTGATCGTCACCCTGCTCGTGCTCACCGCCGCCGGACTGCTCGCCGCGAGCGCCGCGCCCTCGCTCCCGCTGCTCGTCGCCGCGAGCGCGGTCACCGGCGTGACGACCGTCGTGCCGCAGATCATCATCCCGATGACCGCCGGACTCGTCCCCGCCGAACGCCGCGGAGCCGTCACCGGCACCCTCCTCAGCGGCCTGATCGGCGGCATCCTCCTGGCCCGCACCTTCAGCGGCACCCTCGGAGAGAGGCTCGGCTGGCGGGCGCCCTACATCGTGGCCGCGGTGATCGTCCTGGCCCTGGCCGCGATCCTCTCCCGGGTCGTCCCCGTCACCACGCCGTCCACAAGGCAGAGTTACCCGTCCCTGATAGCCGCGCCGCTGCGCCTCCTGCGCAGCGAACCCGACCTCCGCCGCTCCTGCCTCTACCAGGCCGCCGTCTTCGCCGGCTTCAGCGCCGCCTGGACCACGCTCACCCTCCTCGTCACCGGACCGACGTACGCCATGGGCGCCCAATCGGTGGGCGTCCTCGGACTGGTCGGCGCGGCCAGCATGTTCAGCACCCCGCTCGCCGGCCGCCTCGCCGACCGCAGGGGTCCCGACACGGTCAGCCTCCTCGCCATGCTCGGCACGATCGCGTCGGCGGCGGTGCTCGTACCGGCCTACGGCGGCGGCACCGGCGGCCTGCTGGCCCTGGCCGCGGGCATGCTGCTGCTCGACGTGGCCGTCCAGTCCGGCCAGGTCGCCAACCAGGCCCGCATCTTCGCCCTGCGGCCCGAGGCCCGGGCCCGTATCAACACCGCGTACATGACCTGTGCGTTCCTCGGCGGCAGCGCGGGTTCCTGGCTCGGCGTGCGGACCTACGACCGGTTCGGCTGGCGGGGTGTGACGGGTCTGGTCGCGGCCCTGGCCGTGGTCGCGCTGGCCCGGCACCTGCACCACGTACGCCGTGCACAGCGCGGTGAGAGGCGACCGGACCGGTCAGGATTCGAGAAGCGCGAGTCCACGCGCCGCCCGTAG
- a CDS encoding CGNR zinc finger domain-containing protein produces the protein MPATPRFRQGAGRPCLDFVRTLRHRGSPDVVEELPDAEALLAWVRQCGPCADATGQPDSAHARDLREAVHALITAARAGRTPDAHSRDQVNSAAAHPVPVPRLDPAGRLTWRADDPVRATLALVARDTLDLVTSPALTRLRNCAGPACGALFLDTSRPGNRRWCSMGTCGNRAKKETLRGRTG, from the coding sequence GTGCCAGCAACTCCCCGCTTCCGCCAGGGCGCCGGCCGCCCCTGCCTGGACTTCGTCCGCACCCTGCGCCACCGCGGCTCTCCCGATGTGGTGGAGGAACTCCCGGACGCCGAGGCCTTGTTGGCGTGGGTGCGGCAGTGCGGTCCTTGCGCCGACGCCACAGGGCAGCCCGATTCGGCGCATGCCCGTGATCTGCGGGAGGCCGTCCACGCCCTGATCACCGCCGCGCGGGCCGGCCGGACGCCCGACGCCCACTCCCGCGACCAGGTCAACTCGGCCGCCGCGCACCCCGTTCCCGTGCCGCGCCTCGACCCGGCGGGACGCCTCACCTGGCGGGCCGACGACCCCGTCCGGGCCACCCTCGCCCTCGTCGCCCGCGACACCCTGGACCTCGTCACCTCCCCGGCGCTCACCCGCCTCCGCAACTGCGCGGGGCCGGCCTGCGGCGCTCTGTTCCTGGACACCTCCCGCCCCGGAAACCGCCGTTGGTGCTCCATGGGCACGTGCGGAAACCGGGCCAAGAAGGAGACACTGCGCGGCAGGACGGGCTGA
- a CDS encoding N-acyl homoserine lactonase family protein yields MTRHGVRRIVPLLLGWEELPKSVSVHGAPYEERLREPVPAVLLECDGGWLLLDTGFNTALIRDPALRRRFYGSPNYRPILPGPGEPLEEALDAAGVPMDAIHAVAVSHLHADHAGGLKHFAGRVPVHVQREELSYGLSGRPEVERNSIFRVDFDDPRIDWQQADGDAELAPGVTAVLTAGHTPGHQSFVVDLADGGGFVFAFDAADLTENIEHERPIGASIGVDPESTVEPIRRLKRIAAERGYELIPGHDPVVWPELMRRRVVPGA; encoded by the coding sequence ATGACCCGCCACGGCGTACGCAGGATCGTGCCCCTGCTGCTGGGCTGGGAGGAACTCCCCAAGTCCGTCTCCGTGCACGGCGCCCCGTACGAGGAGCGGCTGCGTGAACCCGTACCGGCCGTCCTCCTTGAGTGCGACGGCGGCTGGCTGCTGCTCGACACCGGCTTCAACACCGCGCTGATCCGGGACCCGGCCCTGCGCCGCCGCTTCTACGGCTCCCCCAACTACCGGCCGATCCTGCCGGGTCCGGGCGAGCCCCTGGAGGAGGCCCTCGACGCGGCCGGCGTCCCGATGGACGCGATCCACGCGGTGGCCGTCAGTCATCTGCACGCCGACCACGCGGGCGGGCTCAAGCACTTCGCGGGGCGGGTGCCGGTGCACGTACAGCGCGAGGAACTCTCCTACGGCCTGTCCGGTCGACCGGAAGTCGAGCGCAACTCCATCTTCCGCGTCGACTTCGACGACCCGCGCATCGACTGGCAACAGGCCGACGGAGACGCGGAGTTGGCCCCGGGAGTGACCGCCGTGCTGACCGCCGGGCACACCCCAGGACACCAGAGTTTCGTCGTCGACCTCGCTGACGGCGGCGGCTTCGTGTTCGCCTTCGACGCCGCCGATCTCACCGAGAACATCGAGCACGAGCGCCCGATCGGCGCCTCGATCGGTGTCGATCCGGAGAGCACCGTCGAGCCCATCCGCCGGCTCAAGCGCATCGCCGCCGAACGCGGCTACGAGCTCATCCCCGGTCATGATCCCGTGGTCTGGCCGGAGTTGATGCGCCGCAGGGTCGTGCCGGGCGCCTAG
- a CDS encoding ABC transporter substrate-binding protein: MPDQSAGSSSPGSAPSTASRRTMLRGAGLLGVGVGFGLPALLSACGAAADDAKGSSKGGTLTLAIDATSAVNDPSFYTSLGDWMAVDCICRGLTFISFETNEPTPDLAKSWTISDDQLTYTFALREGVKFHDGTTFTSADVLASLGRQFNEKDPTLPKGATRPLSDLGANVASLTAPDDLTVKMVLKKPDRTTLGQLSDIGGRIISKAALKKYGADIGKHLVGTGPFAFSAATSGQSITLTAFDGFRLGRPPVDRLVLRQVQDPSTIVSSLLSGDISATQFTPYSAAAQLRKDDSVTVYKTPYNANAILMIDARRVPELKVRQAINLAIDRKSILDQAFYGVGALPGGYAIPPAQSGYDTSLADLSTQDTAKAKQLVAEAGAGGRRIRLMAASDSWHPKAAQIVAQNLTDVGFKVVTTSVDPATYFTRLLDGKDDYHDLMIWERNTYVPDANDMVGAMASPTGLYGATITGMDTLKDAASLQAELDTAKNLPLGAQRTAAYTKIQRRWAEDYMVLSMLACFANLVVSGSHVKHMNTAALANHRCYMEKASV; the protein is encoded by the coding sequence ATGCCGGACCAGTCAGCTGGATCGTCCTCACCCGGTTCCGCCCCGTCGACGGCGTCGCGCCGCACCATGCTCCGGGGCGCGGGACTCCTCGGAGTGGGAGTCGGCTTCGGACTCCCGGCCCTGCTCAGTGCCTGTGGTGCCGCGGCCGACGACGCCAAGGGAAGCAGCAAGGGCGGCACGCTGACCCTGGCCATCGACGCGACCAGCGCGGTCAACGACCCGTCGTTCTACACCTCGTTGGGCGACTGGATGGCCGTCGACTGCATCTGTCGGGGCCTGACCTTCATCTCCTTCGAGACCAACGAGCCCACTCCGGACCTGGCCAAGAGCTGGACGATCTCCGACGACCAGCTCACCTACACGTTCGCCCTGCGCGAGGGCGTCAAGTTCCACGACGGCACCACGTTCACCTCGGCGGATGTACTGGCAAGCCTGGGACGGCAGTTCAACGAGAAGGATCCGACACTGCCCAAGGGCGCCACCCGCCCGCTGTCCGACCTCGGCGCGAACGTCGCCTCGCTGACCGCCCCGGACGACCTCACCGTCAAGATGGTCCTCAAGAAGCCGGACCGCACGACCCTCGGCCAGCTCTCCGACATCGGCGGCCGCATCATCTCCAAGGCCGCGCTGAAGAAGTACGGCGCCGACATCGGCAAGCACCTCGTCGGCACCGGCCCGTTCGCCTTCTCGGCCGCCACCTCCGGTCAGTCGATCACCCTCACGGCCTTCGACGGCTTCCGCCTGGGCAGACCACCCGTCGACCGGCTGGTGCTGCGCCAGGTCCAGGACCCGTCGACGATCGTCAGTTCGCTGCTCAGTGGAGACATCTCGGCCACCCAGTTCACCCCGTACTCCGCCGCCGCACAGCTGCGCAAGGACGACTCGGTGACGGTCTACAAGACGCCGTACAACGCCAACGCCATCCTGATGATCGACGCCCGCCGCGTCCCCGAACTCAAAGTCCGCCAGGCCATCAACCTCGCGATCGACCGCAAGTCCATCCTCGACCAGGCCTTCTACGGCGTCGGCGCGCTCCCCGGGGGCTACGCCATCCCGCCCGCGCAGAGCGGCTACGACACCAGCCTCGCCGACCTCAGCACCCAGGACACGGCCAAGGCGAAGCAACTCGTCGCCGAGGCCGGAGCCGGTGGCCGGCGTATCCGCCTCATGGCGGCGAGCGACTCCTGGCACCCGAAGGCCGCGCAGATCGTCGCCCAGAACCTCACCGACGTCGGCTTCAAGGTGGTCACCACCTCCGTCGACCCGGCCACCTACTTCACCCGGCTTCTCGACGGCAAGGACGACTACCACGACCTGATGATCTGGGAGCGCAACACCTACGTCCCGGACGCCAACGACATGGTCGGCGCGATGGCCAGCCCGACCGGTCTCTACGGCGCGACGATCACCGGCATGGACACGCTCAAGGACGCCGCCTCGCTCCAGGCGGAGCTGGACACGGCCAAGAACCTGCCCCTCGGTGCGCAGCGCACGGCTGCCTACACGAAGATCCAACGCCGTTGGGCCGAGGACTACATGGTCCTGTCGATGCTGGCCTGTTTCGCCAACCTGGTGGTCAGCGGCTCGCACGTGAAGCACATGAACACGGCGGCACTTGCCAACCACCGCTGTTACATGGAGAAGGCCAGTGTCTGA
- a CDS encoding ABC transporter permease, with product MSDTTTAPPPVATVRPSPSALAGRTVLAAWRRRRLARSWPAVLSWAVLIALVLVAVVGPLFVQADPLRQTSSALSPMGSAGHLFGTDDLGRDELARLVHGARPLLLVAFAATALAAVVGTGIGLVAGYAGGAVEQVLMRIVDLALAFPSILLVILLVAAAGPGTVSLVFGIGVSLAPGLARLARALTAREAAKDYVVASKLGGTRIPRILARELLPNIAGPMLAQVVMTLSIAAGFAAGLSYLGLGIQPPQPDWGYMVQAGQEFLYTAPRLVVLPATFTLLFVVACNFVGDDLRDALDVRGAA from the coding sequence GTGTCTGACACCACGACCGCTCCACCACCCGTGGCGACGGTACGGCCCTCTCCGTCCGCCCTCGCCGGGCGGACCGTCCTCGCCGCCTGGCGTCGGCGCCGCCTGGCGCGGTCCTGGCCGGCCGTGCTGTCCTGGGCCGTCCTGATCGCGCTGGTCCTGGTGGCCGTCGTAGGGCCGCTGTTCGTCCAGGCGGACCCGCTGCGTCAGACCTCGTCGGCGCTGTCGCCGATGGGGTCGGCGGGGCATCTCTTCGGCACGGACGACCTGGGCCGTGACGAACTGGCCCGACTCGTGCACGGCGCCCGCCCGTTGCTGCTGGTCGCGTTCGCGGCCACGGCGCTGGCGGCCGTCGTGGGCACGGGGATCGGGCTCGTCGCCGGGTACGCGGGCGGTGCCGTGGAGCAGGTGCTGATGCGGATCGTGGATCTCGCGCTCGCGTTCCCGTCCATCCTCCTCGTCATCCTGCTGGTGGCGGCAGCGGGTCCGGGCACGGTCAGTCTGGTCTTCGGCATCGGGGTGTCCCTCGCACCCGGTCTGGCCCGGCTGGCGCGCGCCCTGACGGCCCGCGAGGCGGCCAAGGACTACGTCGTCGCCTCCAAACTGGGCGGCACCCGCATCCCACGCATCCTCGCCCGCGAACTCCTCCCGAACATCGCGGGCCCGATGCTCGCCCAGGTCGTCATGACCCTCTCGATCGCGGCCGGTTTCGCGGCAGGCCTCTCCTACCTCGGCCTGGGCATCCAACCCCCGCAGCCCGACTGGGGATACATGGTCCAGGCGGGCCAGGAGTTCCTCTACACGGCACCCCGACTGGTCGTCCTCCCCGCGACGTTCACACTCCTCTTCGTCGTCGCCTGCAACTTCGTCGGCGACGACCTGCGCGACGCCCTCGACGTACGGGGGGCGGCGTGA
- a CDS encoding ABC transporter permease encodes MTTALLTARRPKWAAGTALLVLRRLAAIPVVLFALASLVFLAMRLLPGSPATSLAAGGNNLSASQLAVNEARVNKALGLDRPLLVQYGSFLNDLVHLRLGTSFYGSNSVLGLLGDALPATIELTLAAMTIAVLLGVVTGVIAALRKGSWIDQSTRAVATVSFSLPWFALGVLGIVVFGVWLRWLPVLGRLPSSLDYNPTTNFVLLDAILQNRPELVWPWIQHLILPAVTLALSMAGFITRIVRASVLEVLDDDFVRTARMKGLSEGVVIRHHVLRNSWLPIVTVLGLQFGSLLGGSVITETVFSYAGVGRLLVQGVLQRDYPVVQGAALAIALLFTLVNHAVDLLYTVLDPRLRKG; translated from the coding sequence GTGACCACCGCCCTGCTCACCGCCCGCAGGCCCAAGTGGGCAGCGGGAACAGCCCTGTTGGTCCTACGACGACTCGCGGCCATCCCCGTCGTCCTGTTCGCGCTGGCCAGCCTGGTGTTCCTCGCGATGCGCCTGCTCCCCGGCTCACCGGCGACCTCGCTCGCGGCCGGCGGCAACAACCTCTCCGCGTCCCAACTGGCGGTGAACGAGGCACGCGTCAACAAGGCACTCGGCCTCGACCGCCCGCTCCTCGTCCAGTACGGCAGCTTCCTCAACGACCTGGTGCATCTCCGGCTCGGCACCTCGTTCTACGGCTCCAACAGCGTCCTGGGTCTGCTCGGCGACGCGCTCCCCGCCACCATCGAGCTGACACTCGCGGCGATGACGATCGCGGTCCTGCTCGGGGTCGTCACCGGTGTCATCGCCGCGCTGCGCAAGGGCAGTTGGATCGACCAGTCGACACGGGCCGTCGCCACGGTGAGCTTCTCGCTGCCCTGGTTCGCGCTCGGGGTGCTCGGCATCGTCGTGTTCGGCGTGTGGCTGCGCTGGCTCCCGGTCCTCGGCCGGCTGCCCAGTTCGCTCGACTACAACCCGACCACCAACTTCGTTCTCCTGGACGCGATTCTGCAGAACCGCCCCGAGTTGGTGTGGCCCTGGATCCAGCATCTGATCCTGCCCGCCGTCACGTTGGCGCTGTCGATGGCCGGGTTCATCACCCGCATCGTGCGCGCCTCGGTGCTGGAGGTTCTCGACGACGACTTCGTGCGGACGGCGCGGATGAAGGGCCTGAGCGAGGGCGTGGTGATCCGCCATCACGTGCTGCGCAACTCCTGGCTGCCCATCGTGACCGTCCTCGGCCTCCAGTTCGGCTCCCTGCTGGGCGGTTCGGTGATCACCGAGACGGTCTTCTCGTACGCCGGTGTCGGCCGCCTGCTCGTGCAGGGCGTCCTGCAACGCGACTACCCCGTCGTGCAGGGCGCCGCCCTCGCCATCGCGCTCCTCTTCACCCTGGTCAATCACGCGGTGGACCTGTTGTACACGGTCCTCGATCCGCGGCTACGGAAAGGATGA